From Echeneis naucrates chromosome 7, fEcheNa1.1, whole genome shotgun sequence, one genomic window encodes:
- the nsfl1c gene encoding NSFL1 cofactor p47 isoform X1 — MASQEESVKEFVSVTGVDEERARFFLESAGWNLQLALGSFYEDGADDDIVTLPQPEGGSSVSRSAGPSSQSRVTSFRDLRHEAEEESDEEEGQRSRFFAGGSERSGQQIVGPPKKKSSNEVVEDLFKGAREHGAVPLDRSGRGLGEPSRAKAFVGGGYRLGAAPEEESTYVAGERQASNSQQDVHVVLKLWKTGFSLDNGELRNYNDPGNANFLEAIRRGEIPLELRQRSRGGQVNLDMEDHRDEDFTKPKMAFKAFEGEGQKLGSATPELVSAPAASQHDQATNEAQASASVTLDSSQPVTNIQIRLADGGRLVQKFNHTHRVSDVRQFVVAARPAMAAREFILMTTFPNKELTDESQTLQQANLLNAVIVQRLQ; from the exons ATGGCGAGCCAAGAGGAATCTGTGAAGGAGTTCGTTTCTGTGACTGGTGTGGATGAAGAGCGAGCCCGGTTTTTCCTGGAGTCCGCCGGCTGGAACCTGCAG CTTGCATTGGGCAGTTTCTATGAGGATGGTGCCGATGATGATATAGTCACACTTCCCCAACCTGAGGGAGGCTCCTCTGTGTCCCGGTCTGCAGGGCCAAG CTCTCAGTCTAGAGTCACCTCCTTCAGAGATCTGAGGcatgaggcagaggaggaaagtgatgaagaggaaggccAAAG ATCCAGGTTTTTTGCAGGGGGGTCAGAGCGCAGTGGGCAACAGATTGTTGGGCCCCCCAAGAAAAAGAGCTCCAATGAAGTGGTGGAGGATCTGTTCAAGGGAGCAAGAGAACATGGAGCGGTGCCTCTGGACCGGAGTGGGAGAGGACTAGGAGAGCCCAGTAGAGCCAAG GCCTTTGTAGGTGGGGGTTACAGACTAGGAGCAGCTCCAGAGGAAGAGTCAACTTATGTGGCTGGAGAGAGGCAGGCCTCCAACAGCCAGCAAGAT gTACATGTGGTGCTTAAACTGTGGAAAACGGGCTTCAGTTTGGATAATGGTGAACTCAGGAACTACAACGATCCTGGAAATGCCAACTTCCTTGAGGCAATAAGACGGGG GGAGATCCCGCTGGAGTTGAGACAGAGGTCCCGGGGGGGCCAGGTCAATCTGGACATGGAGGACCACAGGGACGAAGACTTCACCAAACCCAAGATGGCCTTCAAGGCCTTTGAAGGTGAAGGACAGAAGCTGGGAAG TGCCACCCCAGAGTTGGTTTCAGCTCCGGCCGCCTCCCAGCATGACCAGGCTACCAACGAGGCCCAAGCCAGTGCTTCTGTGACCCTCGACTCCTCCCAGCCTGTTACTAACATTCAGATCCGACTGGCTGATGGGGGAAGGCTGGTCCAAAAGTTCAACCACACCCACAG GGTGTCTGACGTGCGCCAGTTTGTGGTGGCGGCTCGGCCTGCAATGGCCGCCAGAGAGTTCATCCTCATGACCACCTTCCCCAACAAGGAGCTGACGGATGAGAGCCAGACGCTGCAGCAGGCCAACCTACTCAACGCTGTCATTGTGCAGCGGCTACAGTGA
- the nsfl1c gene encoding NSFL1 cofactor p47 isoform X2 — MASQEESVKEFVSVTGVDEERARFFLESAGWNLQLALGSFYEDGADDDIVTLPQPEGGSSVSRSAGPSSQSRVTSFRDLRHEAEEESDEEEGQRFFAGGSERSGQQIVGPPKKKSSNEVVEDLFKGAREHGAVPLDRSGRGLGEPSRAKVHVVLKLWKTGFSLDNGELRNYNDPGNANFLEAIRRGEIPLELRQRSRGGQVNLDMEDHRDEDFTKPKMAFKAFEGEGQKLGSATPELVSAPAASQHDQATNEAQASASVTLDSSQPVTNIQIRLADGGRLVQKFNHTHRVSDVRQFVVAARPAMAAREFILMTTFPNKELTDESQTLQQANLLNAVIVQRLQ, encoded by the exons ATGGCGAGCCAAGAGGAATCTGTGAAGGAGTTCGTTTCTGTGACTGGTGTGGATGAAGAGCGAGCCCGGTTTTTCCTGGAGTCCGCCGGCTGGAACCTGCAG CTTGCATTGGGCAGTTTCTATGAGGATGGTGCCGATGATGATATAGTCACACTTCCCCAACCTGAGGGAGGCTCCTCTGTGTCCCGGTCTGCAGGGCCAAG CTCTCAGTCTAGAGTCACCTCCTTCAGAGATCTGAGGcatgaggcagaggaggaaagtgatgaagaggaaggccAAAG GTTTTTTGCAGGGGGGTCAGAGCGCAGTGGGCAACAGATTGTTGGGCCCCCCAAGAAAAAGAGCTCCAATGAAGTGGTGGAGGATCTGTTCAAGGGAGCAAGAGAACATGGAGCGGTGCCTCTGGACCGGAGTGGGAGAGGACTAGGAGAGCCCAGTAGAGCCAAG gTACATGTGGTGCTTAAACTGTGGAAAACGGGCTTCAGTTTGGATAATGGTGAACTCAGGAACTACAACGATCCTGGAAATGCCAACTTCCTTGAGGCAATAAGACGGGG GGAGATCCCGCTGGAGTTGAGACAGAGGTCCCGGGGGGGCCAGGTCAATCTGGACATGGAGGACCACAGGGACGAAGACTTCACCAAACCCAAGATGGCCTTCAAGGCCTTTGAAGGTGAAGGACAGAAGCTGGGAAG TGCCACCCCAGAGTTGGTTTCAGCTCCGGCCGCCTCCCAGCATGACCAGGCTACCAACGAGGCCCAAGCCAGTGCTTCTGTGACCCTCGACTCCTCCCAGCCTGTTACTAACATTCAGATCCGACTGGCTGATGGGGGAAGGCTGGTCCAAAAGTTCAACCACACCCACAG GGTGTCTGACGTGCGCCAGTTTGTGGTGGCGGCTCGGCCTGCAATGGCCGCCAGAGAGTTCATCCTCATGACCACCTTCCCCAACAAGGAGCTGACGGATGAGAGCCAGACGCTGCAGCAGGCCAACCTACTCAACGCTGTCATTGTGCAGCGGCTACAGTGA
- the nsfl1c gene encoding NSFL1 cofactor p47 isoform X3 has protein sequence MASQEESVKEFVSVTGVDEERARFFLESAGWNLQLALGSFYEDGADDDIVTLPQPEGGSSVSRSAGPSSQSRVTSFRDLRHEAEEESDEEEGQRFFAGGSERSGQQIVGPPKKKSSNEVVEDLFKGAREHGAVPLDRSGRGLGEPSRAKAFVGGGYRLGAAPEEESTYVAGERQASNSQQDVHVVLKLWKTGFSLDNGELRNYNDPGNANFLEAIRRGEIPLELRQRSRGGQVNLDMEDHRDEDFTKPKMAFKAFEGEGQKLGSATPELVSAPAASQHDQATNEAQASASVTLDSSQPVTNIQIRLADGGRLVQKFNHTHRVSDVRQFVVAARPAMAAREFILMTTFPNKELTDESQTLQQANLLNAVIVQRLQ, from the exons ATGGCGAGCCAAGAGGAATCTGTGAAGGAGTTCGTTTCTGTGACTGGTGTGGATGAAGAGCGAGCCCGGTTTTTCCTGGAGTCCGCCGGCTGGAACCTGCAG CTTGCATTGGGCAGTTTCTATGAGGATGGTGCCGATGATGATATAGTCACACTTCCCCAACCTGAGGGAGGCTCCTCTGTGTCCCGGTCTGCAGGGCCAAG CTCTCAGTCTAGAGTCACCTCCTTCAGAGATCTGAGGcatgaggcagaggaggaaagtgatgaagaggaaggccAAAG GTTTTTTGCAGGGGGGTCAGAGCGCAGTGGGCAACAGATTGTTGGGCCCCCCAAGAAAAAGAGCTCCAATGAAGTGGTGGAGGATCTGTTCAAGGGAGCAAGAGAACATGGAGCGGTGCCTCTGGACCGGAGTGGGAGAGGACTAGGAGAGCCCAGTAGAGCCAAG GCCTTTGTAGGTGGGGGTTACAGACTAGGAGCAGCTCCAGAGGAAGAGTCAACTTATGTGGCTGGAGAGAGGCAGGCCTCCAACAGCCAGCAAGAT gTACATGTGGTGCTTAAACTGTGGAAAACGGGCTTCAGTTTGGATAATGGTGAACTCAGGAACTACAACGATCCTGGAAATGCCAACTTCCTTGAGGCAATAAGACGGGG GGAGATCCCGCTGGAGTTGAGACAGAGGTCCCGGGGGGGCCAGGTCAATCTGGACATGGAGGACCACAGGGACGAAGACTTCACCAAACCCAAGATGGCCTTCAAGGCCTTTGAAGGTGAAGGACAGAAGCTGGGAAG TGCCACCCCAGAGTTGGTTTCAGCTCCGGCCGCCTCCCAGCATGACCAGGCTACCAACGAGGCCCAAGCCAGTGCTTCTGTGACCCTCGACTCCTCCCAGCCTGTTACTAACATTCAGATCCGACTGGCTGATGGGGGAAGGCTGGTCCAAAAGTTCAACCACACCCACAG GGTGTCTGACGTGCGCCAGTTTGTGGTGGCGGCTCGGCCTGCAATGGCCGCCAGAGAGTTCATCCTCATGACCACCTTCCCCAACAAGGAGCTGACGGATGAGAGCCAGACGCTGCAGCAGGCCAACCTACTCAACGCTGTCATTGTGCAGCGGCTACAGTGA
- the fkbp1ab gene encoding FKBP prolyl isomerase 1Ab, whose translation MGVEIETIAPGDGRTFPKKGQTCVVHYVGSLTDGRKFDSSRDRDKPFRFKIGKQEVIRGWEEGVVQMSVGQRARLTCSPDYAYGNKGHPGIIPPNATLIFDVELLGLE comes from the exons ATGGGAGTCGAGATCGAGACCATAGCCCCGGGCGACG GAAGGACTTTCCCCAAAAAAGGACAGACGTGCGTGGTGCATTACGTTG GCTCCCTGACAGATGGACGCAAGTTTGACTCATCCCGTGACAGGGACAAACCTTTCAGGTTCAAGATTGGGAAGCAGGAAGTCATCCGAGGCTGGGAGGAGGGAGTGGTGCAG ATGAGCGTTGGGCAAAGGGCCAGGCTGACCTGCTCACCTGACTATGCGTATGGAAACAAAGGTCACCCAGGCATCATACCTCCCAACGCCACCCTCATCTTTGACGTTGAGTTGCTGGGTTTGGAATGA